A section of the Stenotrophomonas sp. 364 genome encodes:
- a CDS encoding TetR/AcrR family transcriptional regulator, which translates to MNPPHPAASTLDARDQRVFDAVRDLFATQGMQISMDAVAQQAGCSKQTLYSRYGSKQELLRRVMQRHVSRATAGLHSLEQGDLRGSLLRFATEYLEHCNQPHVMQARRLIATDTAQFPQEARALYRDGAGALVLHVAEWLAVRSEEGQLRHDDPHFMAELLLSMIAGVDFEKQRFHTPHRADATERRRWAEFSVDSFLRAFATPETAAALHSNQHRSFS; encoded by the coding sequence GTGAATCCCCCCCACCCCGCCGCCAGCACCCTGGATGCGCGCGACCAGCGCGTGTTCGATGCCGTGCGCGACCTCTTCGCCACCCAGGGCATGCAGATCAGCATGGATGCGGTCGCCCAGCAGGCCGGGTGTTCCAAGCAGACCCTCTACAGCCGCTACGGCAGCAAGCAGGAACTGCTGCGCCGGGTGATGCAGCGGCACGTCAGTCGCGCCACCGCCGGGTTGCACAGCCTGGAGCAGGGCGACCTGCGCGGCAGCCTGCTGCGGTTCGCCACCGAGTACCTGGAGCACTGCAACCAGCCGCACGTGATGCAGGCCCGCCGGCTGATCGCCACCGACACCGCCCAGTTTCCGCAGGAGGCGCGTGCGCTTTACCGGGACGGGGCCGGCGCACTGGTTCTTCACGTGGCTGAATGGCTTGCCGTGCGCAGTGAGGAAGGCCAGCTCAGGCATGACGACCCGCACTTCATGGCCGAACTGCTATTGAGCATGATCGCCGGCGTGGATTTCGAGAAACAACGCTTCCATACCCCCCATCGCGCCGACGCCACCGAGCGCCGCCGCTGGGCCGAATTCTCCGTTGACAGCTTCCTGCGCGCGTTTGCCACGCCGGAAACCGCCGCGGCATTGCATTCAAACCAACACCGGAGTTTTTCCTGA
- a CDS encoding efflux RND transporter periplasmic adaptor subunit — translation MIAPLRSLALTCAVAVALTACKKPEQQTPPPPEVGVIDAKPQTLPLQRELVGRLSPYRSADVRARVPGVLLKRVYQEGADVKQGQVLFLIDPAPLRASLNASQAELASAQASYANAKAAANRARSLAPQKYVSKSDLDAAEATERTAAAAVQQAQAALTSAKINLGYAEVTSPISGRAGKQQVTEGALVGQGDVTLLTTVDQLDPLYVNFSMSVDELTQMRAAQAKGQLALSGDGKSTVQVKLSDGTVYDQPGTLDFSSTTVDPTTGAVSLRAVLPNPQQILLPGAFVSFQATLGERNNAYLVPLQALQRDTTGGYVLVVGKDGKVARKNVKSEGQQGSNWLVSGGLEAGDQVIVAGVQKVKEGAPAKATPWNPAAAAANGKAPAGAAPAGAAPDAAPKPDAAAPADAAAKTSDAASAAEPNKQ, via the coding sequence ATGATCGCCCCACTCCGCAGCCTTGCCCTGACCTGCGCAGTTGCTGTTGCACTGACCGCTTGCAAGAAGCCAGAGCAGCAGACGCCCCCGCCGCCGGAAGTGGGCGTGATCGATGCCAAGCCGCAGACCCTGCCGTTGCAGCGTGAGCTGGTCGGCCGCCTGTCGCCGTACCGCAGCGCCGATGTGCGCGCCCGCGTGCCCGGCGTGCTGCTCAAGCGTGTCTACCAGGAAGGCGCCGACGTCAAGCAGGGCCAGGTCCTGTTCCTGATCGACCCGGCCCCGCTGCGCGCGTCCTTGAACGCCTCGCAGGCCGAACTGGCCTCGGCCCAGGCGTCCTACGCCAACGCCAAGGCCGCGGCCAACCGCGCCCGTTCGCTGGCCCCGCAGAAGTATGTGTCCAAGTCCGACCTGGACGCAGCCGAAGCCACCGAACGTACCGCCGCTGCCGCCGTGCAGCAGGCCCAGGCCGCCTTGACCAGCGCTAAGATCAACCTCGGGTACGCCGAAGTGACCTCGCCGATCAGTGGCCGCGCCGGCAAGCAGCAGGTCACCGAAGGTGCGCTGGTCGGCCAGGGCGATGTGACCCTGCTGACCACCGTGGACCAGCTGGACCCGCTGTATGTGAACTTCTCGATGAGCGTGGACGAACTGACCCAGATGCGCGCCGCGCAGGCCAAGGGCCAGCTGGCCCTGAGCGGGGACGGCAAGTCCACCGTGCAGGTCAAGCTGTCCGACGGCACGGTCTACGACCAGCCGGGCACGCTGGACTTCTCCTCGACCACGGTGGACCCCACCACCGGCGCGGTGTCGCTGCGCGCGGTGCTGCCCAACCCGCAGCAGATTCTGCTGCCGGGTGCCTTCGTCAGCTTCCAGGCCACCCTGGGTGAGCGCAACAACGCCTACCTGGTGCCCCTGCAGGCGCTGCAGCGCGATACCACCGGCGGCTACGTGCTGGTGGTCGGCAAGGACGGCAAGGTGGCGCGCAAGAACGTCAAGAGCGAAGGCCAGCAGGGCAGCAACTGGCTGGTCAGTGGCGGCCTCGAAGCCGGCGACCAGGTGATCGTGGCCGGCGTGCAGAAGGTCAAGGAAGGCGCCCCGGCCAAGGCCACCCCGTGGAACCCGGCGGCCGCCGCTGCCAATGGCAAGGCGCCTGCGGGCGCTGCGCCGGCCGGTGCCGCACCGGACGCCGCGCCCAAGCCCGATGCCGCCGCCCCGGCCGACGCCGCCGCCAAAACGTCCGACGCCGCTTCGGCTGCCGAACCGAACAAGCAATAA
- a CDS encoding multidrug efflux RND transporter permease subunit, translated as MPKFFIEHPVFAWVVAILISLSGVISILGLGVESYPSIAPPQVTVSATYPGASADTTEKSVTQVIEQQLTGIDHLLYFSSSSASNGRASITLTFETGTDPDIAQVQVQNKVSLATPRLPTEVTQQGVVVAKANAGFLMVVALQSDTPSIDRDALNDIVGSRVLDQISRIPGVGSTQQFGSEYAMNIWLNPEKMQGYGLSASQVLAAIKAQNVQFAAGSLGSDPSPDGHYFTATVSAEGRFSSPEQFEQIILRANADGSRVMLKDIARIAFGANNYGFDTQYNGKPTGAFAIQLLPGANALNVANAVTAKMDELSPSFPSGVSWFSPYDSTTFVKISIEEVVKTLIEAVVLVFLVMLIFLQNFRATLIPTLVIPVALLGTFLGMSVIGFTINQLTLFAMVLAIGIVVDDAIVVIENVERIMTEEKLPPKAATQKAMTQITGAVVAITVVLAAVFIPSALQGGAAGEIYKQFALTIAIAMGFSAFLALGFTPALCATFLKPTHSDKPNVVYRTFNKYYDKISGTYVGHITSAVRHAPRWMILFVVLTVLCGFLFTRMPGSFLPEEDQGYALAIVQLPPGSTKSQTNQAFAQMRGVLKDQEGFEGMLQVAGFSFVGSGENVGMGFIRLKPWADRKVTVPEFIQKMNGAFYGIKEAQIFVVNLPTVQGLGQFGGFDMWLQDRGGAGYEQLTQARNVLLGKAAEESDLLTGVRPNGLENAPQLQLHVDRVQAQTMGLSVSDVYSTIQLMLAPVYVNDFFYEGRIKRVTMQADGPYRTGAESLNSFYTPSSLQTNADGTPAMIPLSTVVKSEWVSAPPSLSRYNGYSAVNIVGSQAPGRSSGEAMQAMERIVSDDLPAGFGYDWSGMSYQEILAGNAATLLLVLSIVVVFLCLAALYESWSIPVAVLLVVPLGVLGALAFSLARGLPNDLYFKIGLITVIGLAAKNAILIVEFAVEQRAAGKTLREATIEASRLRFRPILMTSFAFILGVVPMAISTGAGANARHAIGTGVIGGMVFATFLGLLMIPVFFIVVRRMLGDKLDEPSKEFVERQSEANATHRPDR; from the coding sequence ATGCCTAAATTTTTCATTGAACACCCGGTATTCGCCTGGGTGGTCGCGATCCTGATCTCGCTTTCGGGCGTGATCTCGATCCTGGGTCTGGGCGTGGAGTCCTACCCGAGCATCGCACCTCCCCAGGTGACGGTGAGCGCCACCTACCCCGGCGCCAGCGCCGACACCACCGAAAAGTCGGTCACCCAGGTGATCGAGCAGCAGCTGACCGGTATCGATCACCTGCTGTATTTCAGTTCGTCCTCGGCCTCCAACGGCCGCGCCTCGATCACCCTGACCTTCGAGACCGGTACCGATCCGGACATCGCCCAGGTCCAGGTGCAGAACAAGGTGTCGCTGGCCACCCCGCGTCTGCCCACCGAAGTGACCCAGCAGGGCGTGGTGGTGGCCAAGGCCAACGCTGGCTTCCTGATGGTGGTGGCCCTGCAGTCGGACACCCCCTCGATCGACCGTGACGCCCTCAACGACATCGTCGGTTCGCGCGTGCTCGACCAGATCTCGCGCATCCCCGGCGTTGGCAGCACCCAGCAGTTCGGTTCCGAGTACGCCATGAACATCTGGCTCAACCCGGAGAAGATGCAGGGCTACGGCCTGTCGGCCAGCCAGGTGCTGGCGGCGATCAAGGCCCAGAACGTGCAGTTCGCGGCCGGTTCGCTGGGCTCGGACCCGTCGCCGGACGGCCATTACTTCACCGCCACCGTGTCGGCCGAAGGCCGCTTCAGCTCGCCCGAGCAGTTCGAGCAGATCATCCTGCGCGCCAATGCTGACGGCTCGCGGGTGATGCTCAAGGACATCGCCCGGATCGCCTTCGGTGCAAACAACTACGGCTTTGACACCCAGTACAACGGCAAGCCGACCGGTGCCTTCGCGATCCAGCTGTTGCCGGGCGCCAACGCCCTGAACGTGGCCAATGCGGTCACCGCCAAGATGGACGAACTGTCGCCGAGCTTCCCGTCTGGTGTCAGCTGGTTCTCGCCGTACGACAGCACCACCTTCGTCAAGATCTCGATCGAGGAAGTGGTCAAGACGCTGATCGAAGCGGTGGTGCTGGTGTTCCTGGTGATGCTGATCTTCCTGCAGAACTTCCGCGCCACCCTGATCCCCACCCTGGTCATCCCGGTGGCCCTGCTCGGCACCTTCCTGGGCATGAGCGTCATCGGCTTCACCATCAACCAGCTGACGCTGTTTGCGATGGTGCTGGCGATCGGCATCGTGGTCGATGACGCGATCGTGGTGATCGAGAACGTCGAACGCATCATGACCGAGGAGAAGCTGCCGCCCAAGGCCGCTACCCAGAAGGCCATGACCCAGATCACCGGTGCGGTGGTCGCCATTACCGTGGTGCTGGCGGCAGTGTTCATTCCGTCGGCCCTGCAGGGCGGTGCGGCCGGTGAGATCTACAAGCAGTTCGCGCTGACCATCGCCATCGCGATGGGCTTCTCCGCGTTCCTGGCGCTGGGCTTCACCCCGGCCCTGTGCGCGACCTTCCTCAAGCCGACCCACTCCGACAAGCCCAACGTCGTCTACCGCACCTTCAACAAATACTACGACAAGATCAGTGGCACCTACGTGGGCCACATCACCTCGGCGGTGCGTCATGCCCCGCGCTGGATGATCCTGTTCGTGGTGCTCACCGTGCTGTGCGGCTTCCTGTTCACCCGCATGCCGGGCAGCTTCCTGCCCGAGGAAGACCAGGGTTATGCGCTGGCGATCGTGCAGCTGCCCCCGGGCTCGACCAAGTCGCAGACCAACCAGGCCTTTGCGCAGATGCGTGGCGTGCTCAAGGACCAGGAAGGCTTCGAAGGCATGCTGCAGGTGGCCGGTTTCAGCTTCGTCGGCTCCGGTGAAAACGTCGGCATGGGCTTCATCCGGCTCAAGCCGTGGGCCGACCGCAAGGTGACCGTGCCCGAGTTCATCCAGAAGATGAACGGTGCTTTCTACGGCATCAAGGAAGCACAGATCTTCGTGGTCAACCTGCCCACCGTGCAGGGCCTGGGCCAGTTCGGCGGCTTTGACATGTGGCTGCAGGACCGTGGCGGCGCCGGCTATGAACAGCTGACGCAGGCACGCAACGTGCTGCTGGGCAAGGCGGCCGAGGAAAGCGACCTGCTCACCGGCGTGCGCCCCAACGGCCTGGAAAACGCCCCGCAGCTGCAGTTGCACGTGGACCGCGTGCAGGCCCAGACCATGGGGCTGTCGGTGTCGGACGTGTACAGCACCATCCAGCTGATGCTGGCCCCGGTGTACGTCAACGACTTCTTCTACGAAGGCCGCATCAAGCGCGTGACCATGCAGGCCGACGGCCCGTATCGCACCGGTGCCGAATCGCTCAACAGCTTCTACACGCCCAGCAGCCTGCAGACCAACGCAGACGGCACCCCGGCGATGATTCCGCTGAGCACCGTGGTGAAGTCCGAGTGGGTGTCCGCACCGCCGTCGCTGAGCCGCTACAACGGCTACTCGGCGGTCAACATCGTCGGTTCGCAGGCACCGGGGCGCAGCTCGGGTGAAGCGATGCAGGCGATGGAGCGGATCGTCAGCGACGACCTGCCGGCCGGCTTCGGCTACGACTGGTCGGGCATGAGCTACCAGGAAATCCTGGCCGGCAACGCGGCAACGCTGCTGCTGGTGCTGTCCATCGTGGTGGTGTTCCTGTGCCTGGCCGCATTGTATGAAAGCTGGTCGATCCCGGTGGCGGTGCTGCTGGTGGTGCCGCTGGGCGTGCTCGGTGCGCTGGCGTTCTCGCTGGCCCGCGGCCTGCCCAACGATCTGTACTTCAAGATCGGCCTGATCACCGTGATCGGCCTGGCCGCCAAGAACGCCATCCTGATCGTGGAGTTCGCGGTGGAACAGCGTGCGGCCGGCAAGACGCTGCGCGAGGCCACCATCGAGGCGTCCCGCCTGCGCTTCCGTCCGATCCTGATGACCTCCTTCGCCTTCATCCTCGGCGTGGTGCCGATGGCCATCTCCACCGGTGCGGGCGCCAATGCCCGCCACGCCATCGGTACCGGCGTGATCGGCGGCATGGTGTTCGCCACCTTCCTGGGCCTGCTGATGATTCCGGTGTTCTTCATCGTGGTCCGCCGCATGCTGGGCGACAAGCTGGACGAGCCGTCCAAGGAGTTCGTCGAGCGCCAGAGCGAAGCCAACGCGACGCACCGTCCGGATCGTTGA
- a CDS encoding acyl-CoA dehydrogenase family protein, protein MDFSFTEEQLMLQDVARRIAQEKIAPSAEHHDRTGEFPLDNIRLLGENGLMGIEVPAEYGGAGMDPIAYVLAMVEVAAGDAAHSTIMSVNNSLFCNGILTHGSEAQKQKYVRAIAEGEAIGAFALTEPQSGSDATAMRCRAVKQADGTFVINGKKSWITSGPVAKYIVLFAMTDPDQGARGITAFMIDTDNAGFHRGKTEPKLGIRASATCEIEFQDYVASADDVLGKEGEGFKIAMGVLDAGRIGIASQAIGIARAAYEATLEYVKDRKAFGAAIGTFQMTQAKIADMKCKLDAALLLTLRAAWVKGQGKRFSNEAAIAKLTASEAAMWITHQAVQIHGGMGYSKEMPLERYFRDAKITEIYEGTSEIQRLVIARNETGLR, encoded by the coding sequence GTGGATTTCAGTTTTACCGAAGAGCAGCTGATGCTGCAGGACGTTGCGCGCCGGATCGCGCAGGAAAAGATCGCCCCGAGCGCCGAACATCACGACCGTACCGGCGAATTCCCGCTGGACAACATCCGCCTGCTGGGTGAAAACGGCCTGATGGGCATCGAAGTGCCGGCCGAATACGGCGGCGCGGGCATGGACCCGATTGCCTACGTGCTGGCGATGGTGGAGGTCGCCGCCGGTGACGCTGCGCATTCGACCATCATGTCGGTCAACAACTCGCTGTTCTGCAACGGCATCCTGACCCATGGCAGCGAAGCGCAGAAGCAGAAGTACGTGCGCGCCATCGCCGAAGGTGAGGCCATCGGCGCGTTCGCGCTGACCGAGCCGCAGTCCGGTTCGGACGCCACGGCCATGCGCTGCCGCGCGGTCAAGCAGGCCGACGGCACGTTTGTGATCAACGGCAAGAAGAGCTGGATCACCTCCGGCCCGGTCGCCAAGTACATCGTGCTGTTTGCGATGACCGACCCCGACCAGGGCGCGCGCGGCATCACCGCCTTCATGATCGACACCGACAACGCTGGTTTCCACCGTGGCAAGACCGAGCCCAAGCTCGGTATCCGTGCCTCGGCCACCTGCGAGATCGAGTTCCAGGATTACGTGGCCAGCGCCGACGACGTGCTGGGCAAGGAAGGCGAGGGCTTCAAGATCGCCATGGGCGTGTTGGATGCCGGCCGCATCGGCATCGCCTCGCAGGCAATCGGTATTGCCCGCGCGGCGTATGAAGCGACCCTGGAGTACGTGAAGGACCGCAAGGCCTTCGGTGCGGCCATCGGGACCTTCCAGATGACCCAGGCCAAGATCGCCGACATGAAGTGCAAGCTGGACGCAGCGCTGCTGCTGACCCTGCGCGCGGCATGGGTGAAGGGCCAGGGCAAGCGTTTCAGCAATGAAGCGGCCATCGCCAAGCTGACCGCCTCCGAAGCGGCAATGTGGATCACCCACCAGGCCGTGCAGATCCACGGCGGCATGGGTTATTCCAAGGAAATGCCGCTGGAGCGGTACTTCCGTGATGCCAAGATCACCGAGATCTACGAGGGCACCTCAGAGATCCAGCGGCTGGTGATTGCGCGCAACGAGACTGGTTTGCGCTGA
- a CDS encoding metalloregulator ArsR/SmtB family transcription factor, with the protein MDLEDWSIRLKVFADATRVRLLALLEQEELTVAELSAITTLAQPRVSTHLARLKEAGLVRDRRAGVSAYYRFDDAALDPAQRALWHALSTGSDDPLLRQDAERVAAVLASRAADQNWADSVAGDMERHYSPGRTWEALARTALPLLETGDVLDIASGDGVLAELVAPHAKRYVCIDTSARVVAAASERLRRLANVEVREGDMHALPFKDRSFDLVVLMHALTYATKPAQAVAEGARVLRSGGRLLLCSLARHEHKAAVDAYGHVNLGFSDKELRKFAEKAGLVVSNLETVTREKRPPHFEVISLIATKP; encoded by the coding sequence ATGGATCTTGAGGACTGGTCGATCCGGCTGAAAGTGTTCGCCGACGCCACCCGCGTACGCCTGCTGGCACTGCTGGAGCAGGAAGAACTGACCGTGGCCGAGCTGTCGGCCATCACCACGCTGGCCCAGCCACGCGTGTCCACCCACCTGGCCCGGCTCAAGGAGGCCGGCTTGGTGCGCGACCGCCGGGCCGGCGTGTCGGCCTACTACCGCTTCGACGACGCCGCCCTGGACCCCGCGCAGCGTGCATTGTGGCACGCGCTCAGCACCGGTAGCGACGACCCGCTGCTGCGCCAGGATGCCGAACGCGTGGCCGCCGTGCTGGCCAGCCGCGCTGCCGACCAGAACTGGGCCGACAGCGTCGCCGGCGACATGGAGCGCCATTACTCGCCCGGTCGCACCTGGGAGGCACTGGCGCGCACCGCACTGCCGCTGCTGGAAACCGGCGACGTGCTCGATATCGCCTCCGGCGACGGCGTGCTGGCCGAGCTGGTCGCCCCGCATGCCAAACGCTACGTGTGCATCGACACCAGTGCGCGCGTGGTGGCCGCCGCCAGCGAGCGCCTGCGCCGCCTGGCCAACGTGGAAGTGCGCGAAGGCGACATGCATGCCCTGCCGTTCAAGGACCGCAGTTTCGACCTGGTGGTGCTGATGCACGCCCTCACCTATGCGACCAAGCCCGCCCAGGCCGTGGCCGAAGGTGCGCGCGTGCTGCGCTCGGGCGGGCGCCTGCTGCTGTGCAGCCTGGCCCGCCACGAGCACAAGGCGGCCGTGGACGCCTACGGCCACGTCAACCTGGGCTTCTCGGACAAGGAACTGCGCAAGTTCGCCGAGAAGGCCGGGCTGGTGGTCTCCAACCTGGAAACGGTGACCCGCGAAAAGCGCCCACCGCATTTCGAAGTGATCTCGCTGATCGCCACCAAACCCTGA
- a CDS encoding homocysteine S-methyltransferase family protein, with product MSSLPWLHPDRVHALQEALARRILIIDGAMGTMIQRHGLQEEDYRGARFVDGYDSTHAAHVHGAGCDHAVPEGHDLKGNNDLLLLSKPEVIAGIHTAYLEAGADLVETNTFNATSVSQADYHLEHLVYELNKAGAAVARACCDAVAATTPDKPRFVIGVLGPTSRTASISPDVNDPGFRNTSFDALRETYREAIDGLIDGGADTLMVETIFDTLNAKAALYAIEEAFDDRGARLPIMISGTITDASGRTLSGQTAEAFYASVAHSRPLSVGLNCALGADDMRPHVETLSIVADCLVSAHPNAGLPNAFGEYDETPEEMAGTLREFASAGLLNLVGGCCGTTPAHIRAIAEAVAGLPPRALPGPALEDAA from the coding sequence ATGTCGTCCCTGCCCTGGTTGCACCCCGATCGCGTCCACGCCCTGCAGGAAGCGCTTGCCCGGCGCATCCTGATCATCGACGGCGCGATGGGCACGATGATCCAGCGCCACGGGCTGCAGGAAGAGGACTACCGGGGCGCTCGCTTCGTCGACGGCTACGACAGCACCCACGCGGCGCACGTGCATGGTGCCGGGTGCGACCATGCCGTCCCCGAAGGCCACGACCTGAAGGGCAACAACGACCTGCTGCTGCTCAGCAAGCCGGAGGTGATCGCCGGCATCCACACCGCCTACCTGGAGGCGGGCGCGGATCTGGTGGAAACCAACACATTCAATGCCACCTCGGTCAGCCAGGCCGATTACCACCTGGAGCACCTGGTCTACGAGCTCAACAAGGCCGGCGCGGCCGTCGCCCGTGCGTGCTGCGACGCGGTTGCCGCGACCACCCCGGACAAGCCGCGCTTCGTGATCGGGGTGCTGGGCCCCACCAGCCGCACCGCCTCCATCAGCCCGGACGTGAATGACCCCGGGTTCCGCAATACCAGTTTCGATGCGCTGCGCGAGACCTACCGCGAAGCCATCGACGGGCTGATCGACGGCGGCGCCGACACGCTGATGGTGGAAACCATCTTCGATACCCTCAATGCCAAGGCCGCCCTGTACGCCATCGAAGAAGCGTTCGACGACCGGGGCGCGCGCCTGCCGATCATGATCTCCGGCACCATCACCGATGCCTCCGGGCGCACCCTGTCCGGGCAGACCGCCGAGGCGTTCTATGCCTCGGTGGCGCACAGCCGGCCGCTGTCGGTCGGGCTGAACTGCGCACTGGGCGCCGACGACATGCGCCCGCATGTGGAAACCCTGTCGATCGTGGCCGACTGCCTGGTCAGCGCGCATCCCAACGCCGGCCTGCCCAACGCGTTCGGTGAGTACGACGAGACCCCCGAGGAAATGGCCGGCACCCTGCGCGAGTTCGCCAGCGCTGGCCTGCTCAACCTAGTGGGCGGCTGCTGCGGCACCACCCCCGCGCACATCCGCGCCATCGCCGAGGCGGTGGCTGGCCTGCCGCCGCGCGCCCTGCCCGGCCCCGCCCTGGAGGATGCCGCGTGA